The following coding sequences lie in one Xanthomonas hyacinthi genomic window:
- the hisD gene encoding histidinol dehydrogenase: MNRLEWNSLDAQARTQALTRPVQTVAAQTRAAVAQLLEDVRGRGDAALREITARFDGVVLQRFEVTADEFAAAEAAVPAVLREAMAQAAARIETFHRAGMAQPYAVETAPGVVCERVVRPIGRVGLYVPAGSAPLPSTALMLCVPAALAGCREVVLCTPPRADGSADPAVLVAARLTGVDRVFKLGGAQAIAAMGFGTASVPSCDKLFGPGNGYVTEAKQQLAQAGAAAIDMPAGPSEVLVIADVGANAAFVAADLLSQAEHGPDSQVLLLSDSAELIDAVEDEIERQLATLPRAAIARQALAASRLIQVGTLEDAFAISNRYAPEHLILALREPRAWLERVEAAGSVFLGDFTPEALGDYCSGTNHVLPTNGAARAYSGVSVASFQNFVSVQAASRAGIAAIGACAVTMARAEGLDAHANAVALRMEKAA, encoded by the coding sequence ATGAACCGACTGGAGTGGAATTCGCTCGACGCGCAGGCGCGCACGCAGGCCTTGACCCGGCCGGTGCAGACCGTGGCCGCGCAGACCCGCGCCGCGGTGGCGCAGCTGCTGGAGGACGTGCGCGGCCGCGGCGATGCGGCATTGCGCGAGATCACCGCGCGTTTCGACGGCGTGGTGCTGCAGCGTTTCGAAGTCACCGCCGACGAGTTCGCCGCCGCCGAAGCCGCGGTGCCGGCGGTGCTGCGCGAGGCGATGGCGCAGGCGGCGGCGCGGATCGAGACCTTCCACCGCGCCGGCATGGCCCAACCCTACGCGGTGGAAACCGCGCCCGGCGTGGTCTGCGAGCGGGTGGTGCGGCCGATCGGCCGGGTCGGCCTGTACGTGCCGGCCGGCAGTGCGCCGCTGCCGTCCACCGCGCTGATGCTGTGCGTGCCGGCGGCGCTGGCCGGCTGCCGCGAGGTGGTGCTGTGCACGCCGCCGCGCGCCGACGGTTCGGCCGATCCGGCGGTGCTGGTCGCCGCCAGGCTGACCGGCGTGGATCGGGTGTTCAAGCTTGGCGGCGCGCAGGCGATCGCGGCGATGGGCTTCGGCACCGCCTCGGTGCCGTCGTGCGACAAGCTGTTCGGCCCGGGCAACGGCTACGTGACCGAGGCCAAGCAGCAGCTGGCGCAGGCCGGCGCGGCGGCGATCGACATGCCGGCCGGGCCGTCCGAGGTGCTGGTGATCGCCGACGTCGGCGCCAATGCCGCCTTCGTCGCCGCCGACCTGCTGTCGCAGGCCGAACACGGCCCGGATTCGCAGGTGCTGCTGCTGTCCGACAGCGCCGAGCTGATCGATGCGGTCGAGGACGAGATCGAACGCCAGCTGGCGACGCTGCCGCGTGCGGCGATCGCGCGCCAGGCGCTGGCCGCGTCGCGGCTGATCCAGGTCGGCACGCTCGAGGACGCCTTCGCGATCAGCAACCGCTATGCGCCCGAGCACCTGATCCTGGCGCTGCGCGAGCCGCGCGCCTGGCTGGAGCGGGTCGAGGCGGCCGGCTCGGTGTTTCTCGGCGATTTCACTCCCGAAGCGCTGGGCGACTATTGCAGCGGCACCAACCACGTGTTGCCGACCAACGGCGCCGCGCGTGCCTACAGCGGGGTCAGCGTCGCCAGTTTCCAGAATTTTGTCAGCGTGCAGGCCGCCAGCCGCGCCGGCATCGCCGCGATCGGCGCCTGCGCGGTGACCATGGCGCGCGCCGAGGGCCTGGATGCGCATGCCAATGCGGTGGCGCTGCGGATGGAGAAGGCGGCATGA
- the hisG gene encoding ATP phosphoribosyltransferase, giving the protein MSASLAAPARDRLRIAIQKSGRLAEPARAVLAACGLSWRESRDKLFCYGESLPVDLLLVRDDDIPGLIADGVCDFGIVGRNELEEQAGERRRNGLPEAYRALRGLNFGQCRLMLAVPDNWEWTGSEQLQGKRIATSYPAVLADWLEARGIDAQVVELSGSVEIAPRLGTADLICDLVSSGATLAANQLKPVETLLESEAVLAGPVREPGDVRAGLAAMLLRRLDGVLKLRDSKLLMFRAARDHVAELTRLLPDADPLVQLPGDGDGPLQLQTMCHGAITWQRMEELERAGAQGLMVLTVERSLA; this is encoded by the coding sequence ATGAGTGCTTCCCTGGCAGCGCCGGCGCGTGACCGGCTGCGTATCGCGATCCAGAAGAGCGGCCGCCTGGCCGAGCCGGCGCGCGCGGTGCTGGCCGCCTGCGGGCTGAGCTGGCGCGAGAGCCGCGACAAGTTGTTCTGCTACGGCGAATCGTTGCCGGTGGACCTGTTGCTGGTGCGCGACGACGACATCCCCGGGCTGATCGCCGATGGCGTCTGCGATTTCGGCATCGTCGGCCGCAACGAACTGGAAGAGCAGGCCGGCGAGCGCCGCCGCAACGGCCTGCCGGAAGCCTACCGCGCGCTGCGCGGACTGAACTTCGGCCAGTGCCGGCTGATGCTGGCGGTGCCCGACAACTGGGAGTGGACCGGCTCGGAGCAACTGCAGGGCAAGCGCATCGCCACCAGCTATCCGGCGGTGCTGGCCGACTGGCTGGAAGCGCGCGGCATCGATGCGCAGGTGGTGGAGCTGTCCGGCTCGGTGGAGATCGCGCCGCGCCTGGGCACCGCCGACCTGATCTGCGACCTGGTCTCCAGCGGCGCGACCCTGGCCGCCAACCAGCTCAAGCCGGTGGAGACGCTGCTGGAAAGCGAGGCGGTGCTGGCCGGGCCGGTGCGCGAGCCGGGCGATGTTCGCGCCGGGCTGGCGGCGATGCTGCTGCGCCGGCTCGACGGCGTGCTCAAGCTGCGCGACAGCAAGTTGCTGATGTTCCGCGCCGCGCGCGACCACGTCGCCGAACTGACCCGGCTGCTGCCCGATGCCGACCCGCTGGTGCAGCTGCCCGGCGACGGCGACGGCCCGCTGCAGTTGCAGACCATGTGCCACGGCGCGATCACCTGGCAGCGCATGGAGGAACTGGAGCGCGCCGGCGCGCAGGGGCTGATGGTGTTGACGGTGGAGCGTTCGCTGGCATGA
- a CDS encoding YerC/YecD family TrpR-related protein: protein MKQRPATQPDRDSDTSFKALTRALAHLGKPQEVAAFLQDLCTPAELEAMSDRWRVVPLLLKGVPYREIHELTQVSVTTIGRVARTLEYGAGGYATALRRQAARPSDSH from the coding sequence ATGAAGCAACGACCCGCCACGCAACCCGATCGCGACAGCGACACCTCGTTCAAGGCGCTGACGCGCGCCCTGGCCCACCTGGGCAAGCCGCAGGAGGTCGCCGCGTTCCTGCAGGACCTGTGCACGCCGGCCGAGCTGGAGGCGATGTCCGACCGCTGGCGGGTGGTGCCGTTGCTGCTCAAGGGCGTGCCGTACCGCGAGATCCACGAGCTGACCCAGGTCAGCGTCACCACCATCGGCCGCGTCGCGCGGACCCTGGAATACGGCGCCGGCGGTTATGCCACGGCGCTGCGCCGGCAAGCGGCGCGCCCCTCCGATTCCCATTGA
- the hisS gene encoding histidine--tRNA ligase, protein MIKPRTPPGIMELLPREQIAFQRMLDVIRRNYERFGFLPVETPVFELSDVLLTKSGGETERQVYFVQSTGALANAAAAGEGSGEGGLPGQFLPELALRFDLTVPLARYVAEHEHELSFPFRRYQMQRVYRGERAQRGRFREFYQCDIDVIGKDALSIRYDAEVLAVIHAVFAELGIGAFAVQLNNRKLMRGFFESLGVAEGERQLAVLREVDKLDKRGADYVRETLAGEGFAIPAEQVEQILAFVAVRSSGHDDALARLDALDAAAASSATLREGVAELREVLALVKALGVPETAYCLNFSIARGLDYYTGSVYETLLTDYPQIGSICSGGRYEDLASQYSKSKLPGVGISIGLTRLFWQLREAGLIEGIASSSVQAMVALMDEARLDDALDIARRLRVGGINTEVQMEPKKVGRQFQYAARAGIRFVVLAGDDELARGVVAVKDLVREQQFEVARDELASTLLVELEQAKVMP, encoded by the coding sequence GTGATCAAGCCCCGTACGCCGCCCGGCATCATGGAATTGCTGCCGCGTGAGCAGATCGCGTTCCAGCGCATGCTGGACGTCATCCGCCGCAACTACGAGCGGTTCGGGTTCCTGCCGGTGGAGACGCCGGTGTTCGAACTGTCCGACGTGCTGCTGACCAAGTCCGGCGGGGAGACCGAGCGCCAGGTGTACTTCGTGCAGTCCACCGGCGCGCTGGCCAATGCCGCGGCCGCGGGCGAGGGCAGCGGCGAGGGTGGGCTGCCGGGACAATTCCTCCCGGAGCTGGCGCTGCGCTTCGACCTGACCGTGCCGCTGGCGCGCTACGTGGCCGAGCACGAGCACGAGTTGAGTTTCCCGTTCCGCCGCTACCAGATGCAGCGCGTGTACCGCGGCGAGCGCGCCCAGCGCGGCCGTTTCCGCGAGTTCTACCAGTGCGACATCGACGTGATCGGCAAGGACGCGCTGAGCATCCGCTACGACGCCGAGGTGCTGGCGGTGATCCACGCGGTGTTCGCCGAGCTGGGCATCGGCGCGTTCGCGGTGCAGTTGAACAACCGCAAGCTGATGCGCGGCTTCTTCGAGAGCCTGGGCGTGGCCGAGGGCGAGCGCCAGCTGGCGGTGTTGCGCGAGGTCGACAAGCTGGACAAGCGCGGCGCCGACTACGTGCGCGAGACGCTGGCCGGCGAAGGCTTCGCGATCCCGGCCGAGCAGGTCGAGCAGATCCTGGCCTTCGTCGCGGTGCGCTCCAGCGGCCACGACGACGCGCTGGCGCGGCTGGACGCGCTGGACGCGGCGGCCGCATCGAGCGCGACGCTGCGCGAGGGCGTGGCCGAGCTGCGCGAGGTGCTGGCCCTGGTCAAGGCGCTGGGTGTGCCGGAAACCGCGTATTGCCTGAACTTCTCCATCGCCCGCGGCCTGGACTACTACACCGGCAGCGTCTACGAGACCTTGCTGACCGACTACCCGCAGATCGGCTCGATCTGCTCGGGCGGGCGCTACGAGGACCTGGCCAGCCAGTACAGCAAGTCCAAACTGCCGGGCGTGGGCATTTCCATCGGCCTGACCCGGCTGTTCTGGCAGCTGCGCGAGGCCGGGCTGATCGAGGGCATCGCCTCCAGCAGCGTGCAGGCGATGGTCGCGCTGATGGACGAGGCCAGGCTGGACGATGCGCTGGACATCGCCCGGCGCCTGCGCGTCGGCGGCATCAACACCGAAGTGCAGATGGAGCCGAAGAAGGTCGGCAGGCAGTTCCAGTACGCCGCGCGGGCCGGCATCCGCTTCGTGGTGCTGGCCGGCGACGACGAACTGGCGCGCGGCGTGGTTGCGGTCAAGGACCTGGTGCGCGAGCAGCAGTTCGAGGTCGCCCGCGACGAACTGGCCAGCACGCTGCTGGTCGAGCTGGAGCAGGCCAAGGTCATGCCTTGA
- a CDS encoding Crp/Fnr family transcriptional regulator: MRHLAICSALACDEIQALERVTTSQPYAAGATVARTGEARQAVYTVTSGTLRLVRTLADGRRQVAGFVLPGDYVGLSASARHRHDIEAITDSRVCRVPVVQMQQLRSQYPQLERKLLQRACLELDAAQDAALALARLQPAEKLADFLLKLAARAARQGDPDNKVTLPMGRGDIADHLGLTMETVSRTFTKLRQQGLIALPQLHVVEIRDFAALHRLASDED, translated from the coding sequence GTGCGCCACCTGGCGATCTGTTCGGCGCTGGCCTGCGACGAGATACAGGCGCTGGAGCGGGTGACGACCTCGCAGCCCTATGCCGCCGGTGCCACCGTGGCGCGTACCGGCGAAGCGCGGCAAGCGGTCTATACGGTCACCTCCGGCACGCTGCGGCTGGTGCGCACGCTGGCCGACGGCCGCCGCCAGGTGGCCGGCTTCGTGCTGCCGGGCGACTACGTGGGACTCAGCGCATCGGCCAGGCATCGCCACGACATCGAGGCGATCACCGACAGCCGCGTGTGCCGGGTGCCGGTGGTGCAGATGCAGCAGTTGCGCAGCCAGTACCCGCAACTGGAGCGCAAGCTGCTGCAGCGCGCCTGCCTGGAGCTGGACGCGGCGCAGGACGCGGCGCTGGCACTGGCGCGGCTGCAGCCGGCCGAGAAGCTGGCCGACTTCCTGCTCAAGCTCGCCGCCCGCGCCGCGCGCCAGGGCGACCCCGACAACAAGGTGACCTTGCCGATGGGCCGCGGCGACATCGCCGACCATCTCGGCCTGACCATGGAAACGGTCAGCCGCACCTTCACCAAGCTGCGCCAGCAGGGCCTGATCGCGCTGCCGCAGCTGCACGTGGTCGAGATCCGCGACTTCGCCGCGCTGCACCGGCTGGCCTCCGACGAGGATTGA
- the thrC gene encoding threonine synthase, with product MNFISTRNAAPAATLSQAIAAGLAPDGGLYVPECMPPARELRPGASLAETAATLLAPFFDGDALAAELPAICAEAFDFDAPLQALATPGDHALELFHGPTAAFKDFGARFLAACLARLRRDAATPLTILVATSGDTGAAVAAAFHRQPGLRVVVLYPDGRVSPRQAHQLGCFGDNIQALRVAGSFDDCQALVKQALNDVDLQVQAPLSSANSISLGRLLPQMSYYAHSALVHYAAHAQALNLVVPTGNLGNALAAILARGLGVPLGRIVLATNANHVLPDYFAGADYAPQPSVATVANAMDVGAPSNFERLRWLYRGDDAALRAQFQSYSVDDAQIRQLIGERFRRYGEVHCPHTATALHVLQQIRAEGAEADAGDWAVAATAHPAKFEAVVEPLIGQPVPVPPALAALLLRPAHAEPIAPDYATLRARLLAG from the coding sequence ATGAACTTCATTTCCACCCGTAATGCCGCGCCCGCCGCCACCCTCAGCCAGGCCATCGCCGCCGGCCTCGCGCCCGATGGCGGGCTGTACGTGCCCGAGTGCATGCCGCCGGCGCGCGAACTGCGTCCTGGCGCCAGCCTGGCCGAGACCGCAGCGACCCTGCTGGCGCCGTTCTTCGACGGCGACGCACTCGCTGCCGAATTGCCGGCGATCTGCGCCGAGGCCTTCGATTTCGACGCGCCGCTGCAAGCGCTGGCCACGCCCGGCGACCACGCGCTGGAGCTGTTCCATGGGCCGACCGCCGCGTTCAAGGACTTCGGCGCGCGCTTCCTCGCCGCCTGCCTGGCCCGCCTGCGCCGCGACGCCGCCACGCCGCTGACCATCCTGGTCGCCACCTCCGGCGATACCGGCGCCGCGGTCGCCGCCGCCTTCCATCGCCAGCCCGGCCTGCGCGTGGTCGTGCTGTATCCGGACGGGCGCGTGTCGCCGCGGCAGGCGCACCAGCTCGGCTGCTTCGGCGACAACATCCAGGCGCTGCGCGTGGCCGGCTCGTTCGACGACTGCCAGGCGCTGGTCAAGCAGGCCTTGAACGATGTCGACCTGCAGGTGCAGGCACCGCTGAGTTCGGCCAACAGCATCAGCCTGGGCCGGCTGCTGCCGCAGATGAGCTATTACGCGCACAGCGCACTGGTCCATTACGCCGCGCATGCGCAGGCGCTGAACCTGGTGGTGCCGACCGGCAACCTTGGCAATGCGCTGGCGGCGATCCTGGCGCGCGGGCTGGGCGTGCCGCTGGGCCGCATCGTGCTGGCCACCAACGCCAACCACGTGCTGCCGGATTATTTCGCCGGCGCCGACTACGCGCCGCAGCCCAGCGTGGCCACCGTCGCCAATGCCATGGACGTCGGCGCGCCGAGCAATTTCGAGCGCCTGCGCTGGCTGTACCGCGGCGACGATGCCGCGCTGCGCGCGCAGTTCCAGTCCTATTCGGTGGACGATGCGCAGATCCGCCAGCTGATCGGCGAGCGCTTCCGCCGCTACGGCGAGGTGCATTGCCCGCATACCGCGACCGCGCTGCACGTGTTGCAGCAGATCCGTGCCGAGGGCGCCGAGGCCGATGCCGGCGATTGGGCGGTGGCGGCGACCGCGCATCCGGCCAAGTTCGAGGCGGTGGTGGAGCCGTTGATCGGCCAGCCGGTGCCGGTACCGCCGGCGTTGGCCGCCTTGTTGCTGCGGCCGGCGCACGCCGAGCCGATCGCGCCGGACTACGCGACGCTGCGCGCGCGCCTGCTGGCTGGGTAG